A window of Microcystis aeruginosa FD4 contains these coding sequences:
- a CDS encoding PIN domain-containing protein, which yields MKRLIDSCILIDHFNGITQATVYLKAHRDESYISVITKAAVLIGFDDDNSFEEAGELLGHFPLIDLDVNITDLVIQIRREQIKKKATKQPNKKVIQWKLPDAIQASVALYYNLKLVTRNTQDFDLNQHPFIEIPYTI from the coding sequence ATGAAACGATTAATAGACTCCTGTATTTTAATCGACCATTTTAATGGTATTACCCAAGCTACAGTTTATCTAAAAGCTCACCGAGATGAAAGTTATATTTCTGTCATTACTAAAGCCGCAGTTCTCATTGGTTTTGATGATGATAATTCCTTTGAAGAAGCAGGAGAATTATTAGGACATTTTCCCCTGATAGACTTAGATGTCAACATCACTGATTTAGTCATTCAAATCCGTCGTGAACAAATCAAAAAAAAGGCAACTAAACAGCCTAACAAAAAGGTTATTCAATGGAAATTGCCCGATGCCATTCAAGCATCGGTCGCCCTTTACTATAATCTCAAATTAGTCACTCGTAATACCCAAGATTTTGATCTCAATCAACATCCATTTATTGAGATTCCCTATACCATCTAA
- the btpA gene encoding photosystem I biogenesis protein BtpA: MNLIATFKTKNPIIGVVHLAPLPTSPRWGGSLKTVIERAEQEATALAAGGVDGLIIENFFDAPFTKQQVDPAVVSAMTLIVDRIKNLVVLPIGLNVLRNDAHSALAIATCVNAQFIRVNVLTGVMATDQGIIEGQAHELLRYRRELGSEVKILADVLVKHARPLGTPNLTTAVQDTIERGLADGVILSGWSTGSPPSFEDLELAVAAAKGTPVFIGSGADLDNIGRLLPAADGVIVASSLKRHGKITEPVDPIRVSQFVETARQINDQKAKINNSLPSLPLST, translated from the coding sequence GTGAACTTAATTGCAACTTTCAAGACAAAAAACCCGATTATTGGCGTGGTTCATCTCGCCCCCCTGCCCACTTCCCCCCGTTGGGGTGGTAGTCTCAAGACGGTGATCGAGCGGGCTGAACAGGAGGCGACGGCCTTGGCTGCTGGTGGTGTTGATGGTTTGATTATCGAGAATTTTTTTGATGCCCCCTTTACTAAGCAACAGGTGGATCCCGCCGTGGTTAGTGCCATGACTTTAATTGTTGATCGCATTAAAAATCTGGTGGTCCTACCGATTGGTCTTAATGTTCTCCGCAATGATGCCCATAGTGCCTTAGCGATCGCTACCTGTGTCAATGCCCAATTTATTCGAGTTAATGTGCTAACGGGGGTTATGGCTACCGATCAGGGCATTATTGAGGGTCAGGCCCACGAACTCTTGCGCTATCGGCGCGAATTGGGGTCTGAGGTCAAAATTTTAGCGGATGTTTTGGTTAAACACGCCCGCCCCTTGGGAACTCCTAATCTGACTACGGCAGTGCAAGATACGATCGAACGGGGACTAGCAGACGGGGTGATCCTCTCTGGTTGGTCCACCGGTAGCCCCCCCAGTTTTGAGGATTTGGAACTGGCAGTGGCGGCGGCCAAGGGAACACCGGTTTTTATCGGCAGCGGGGCTGATTTAGACAATATCGGGCGGTTACTGCCGGCTGCCGATGGGGTGATCGTGGCTAGTTCCCTCAAGCGTCATGGCAAAATTACTGAACCGGTGGATCCGATCCGGGTGTCGCAATTTGTGGAAACGGCCCGGCAGATCAACGATCAAAAAGCAAAAATTAATAATTCTCTCCCTTCTTTGCCTCTGTCCACATAA
- the rimO gene encoding 30S ribosomal protein S12 methylthiotransferase RimO: protein MGNKPTIAISHLGCEKNRIDSEHMLGLLAKAGYPVDNDEELADYVIVNTCSFIQAAREESVRTLVELAEANKKIIISGCMAQHFQDELLTELPEAVAIVGTGDYQKIVEIVERVETGERVKEVSADPTFIADENLPRYRTTTEGVAYLRVAEGCDYRCAFCIIPHLRGDQRSRSIESIVAEARQLASQGVQELILISQITTNYGLDLYGEPKLAELLRALAEVDIPWIRVHYAYPTGLTPKVIEAIRETPNVLPYLDLPLQHSHPDILRAMNRPWQGRVNDGIIERLKQAIPNAVLRTTFIVGFPGETEEHFSHLLEFVKRHQFDHVGVFTFSAEEGTAAFDLPNPVPQAIMDERRERLMLTQQPISERKNQAYIGQTVDVLIEQENPETGELIGRSARFSPEVDGLVYVTGEAILGAIVQVRITAADTYDLYGEIV, encoded by the coding sequence ATGGGCAATAAGCCAACCATCGCCATCTCACACCTAGGCTGTGAGAAAAACCGGATCGACTCCGAGCATATGTTAGGACTGCTGGCCAAGGCCGGCTATCCCGTAGATAATGACGAGGAGTTGGCCGATTACGTTATCGTTAATACCTGTAGTTTCATTCAAGCAGCTAGAGAAGAATCCGTTCGCACCCTCGTGGAACTGGCGGAAGCTAATAAAAAAATTATTATCTCCGGCTGTATGGCCCAACATTTCCAAGATGAACTCCTGACGGAATTGCCGGAAGCCGTGGCCATTGTTGGCACGGGAGATTATCAGAAAATTGTCGAGATTGTCGAACGAGTAGAGACGGGAGAACGAGTCAAAGAAGTCAGTGCCGATCCCACTTTTATCGCCGATGAAAATCTGCCCCGTTATCGCACCACTACCGAGGGAGTCGCCTATCTGCGGGTGGCCGAAGGCTGCGACTATCGCTGTGCCTTCTGTATTATTCCCCACCTGCGCGGTGATCAAAGATCACGTTCGATCGAGTCAATTGTGGCCGAAGCGCGACAATTGGCCAGCCAAGGGGTGCAAGAATTAATTCTCATTTCGCAAATAACAACCAATTATGGGTTAGACTTATATGGCGAACCCAAATTAGCGGAACTCTTGCGAGCGCTGGCAGAAGTCGATATACCTTGGATTCGCGTTCACTACGCTTACCCGACCGGGTTAACGCCAAAGGTTATCGAGGCGATCCGAGAGACCCCGAATGTTTTACCCTATCTAGACTTGCCGCTACAGCATTCCCATCCCGACATCCTGCGGGCGATGAACCGTCCCTGGCAAGGACGAGTCAACGATGGCATTATCGAGCGGCTCAAGCAAGCTATCCCGAACGCGGTTTTACGAACGACTTTTATCGTCGGTTTCCCCGGAGAAACCGAGGAACATTTCAGCCATCTGCTGGAATTTGTCAAGCGTCATCAGTTCGATCACGTCGGGGTGTTTACCTTCTCCGCCGAAGAAGGTACAGCCGCTTTTGACCTGCCCAATCCAGTGCCACAGGCAATTATGGACGAACGCCGCGAAAGGTTGATGTTAACTCAGCAACCAATCTCGGAGCGCAAAAATCAAGCTTATATCGGTCAAACTGTCGATGTTCTCATCGAACAGGAAAACCCAGAAACAGGAGAATTAATCGGGCGCTCGGCTCGTTTTTCCCCAGAAGTGGATGGCTTGGTTTATGTGACAGGGGAGGCGATTCTAGGTGCGATCGTACAGGTCCGAATTACTGCGGCCGATACCTACGATCTCTACGGCGAAATAGTCTAA
- a CDS encoding DNA cytosine methyltransferase, translated as MTQVNLQKAAHILGVTTAEILTWQKKKLIKGQKINQVDWLFDLEQLTNLKNNQSPGELRILKTVEPTNYTVIELFAGCGGMALGLENAGLKTQLLVEINQDCVNTLRLNRPQWNVINQDIKNIKFSNFRDKIDIVAGGFPCQPFSYAGLGKGLEDLRGSLFFEFARCLQEVQPKIAMAENVRGLLSNKKGETLQLMLQALQEIGYYAAYQVLSAQFLDVPQKRERLIIIATRQDLNIKPIFPQYKNYTISLKKALENCPSSPGVEYKERKKEIMSLVPAGGNWRNLPMDIQKEYMKNSLKNHGGRTGYAKRLSWDEPALTITCSPAQTQTERCHPQETRPLTVREYARVQSFPDDWQFTGNLTSQYRQIGNAVPVNMAYHLGGCLINMLQGDYLGETQPKTEQLSIPGLEVN; from the coding sequence ATGACTCAGGTAAATCTACAAAAAGCCGCTCATATTCTCGGTGTAACTACCGCAGAAATACTAACATGGCAAAAGAAAAAATTAATCAAAGGTCAGAAAATCAATCAAGTTGATTGGTTATTTGATCTCGAGCAATTAACCAATCTTAAAAATAACCAATCCCCCGGAGAATTGAGAATTTTAAAAACTGTTGAGCCAACTAATTACACGGTTATTGAATTATTCGCTGGTTGTGGTGGTATGGCTTTAGGTTTAGAAAATGCGGGACTAAAAACGCAATTACTGGTGGAAATCAACCAAGATTGTGTTAATACTTTAAGACTCAATCGACCGCAATGGAATGTTATAAATCAAGACATAAAAAATATTAAATTTTCTAATTTTAGAGACAAAATAGATATTGTAGCTGGAGGTTTTCCCTGCCAACCTTTTAGTTATGCTGGGTTAGGGAAAGGATTAGAAGATTTGAGAGGGAGCTTATTTTTTGAATTTGCTCGTTGTTTACAGGAAGTACAACCTAAAATCGCTATGGCCGAAAATGTTCGAGGATTATTAAGTAATAAAAAAGGAGAAACCCTGCAATTAATGCTGCAAGCTTTACAGGAAATCGGTTATTATGCTGCTTATCAAGTTTTATCGGCTCAATTTCTCGATGTTCCCCAAAAAAGAGAAAGATTAATTATTATCGCCACCCGTCAAGACCTAAATATTAAACCCATCTTTCCCCAATATAAAAACTATACTATTTCTCTGAAAAAAGCCCTAGAGAATTGTCCAAGTTCTCCAGGAGTAGAATATAAAGAAAGAAAAAAAGAGATTATGTCTTTAGTTCCCGCAGGAGGAAATTGGCGGAATTTGCCGATGGATATTCAAAAAGAATATATGAAAAATAGTCTTAAAAATCACGGCGGACGGACAGGATATGCTAAAAGATTATCTTGGGATGAACCGGCTTTAACTATTACCTGTAGTCCGGCACAAACCCAAACAGAAAGATGCCATCCCCAAGAAACTCGTCCTTTGACTGTGAGAGAATATGCACGAGTGCAGTCCTTCCCCGATGATTGGCAATTTACCGGTAACTTAACCTCTCAATATCGACAGATTGGTAATGCGGTTCCCGTGAATATGGCCTATCATCTTGGTGGCTGTTTAATTAATATGTTGCAAGGGGATTATCTGGGGGAAACACAGCCAAAAACCGAACAGTTAAGCATTCCGGGGTTAGAAGTTAATTAA
- a CDS encoding vitamin K epoxide reductase family protein produces the protein MRRRSVPWIHRYSRPLIGGVSIVGAILTGYLTITKLTGGTAACTAGASDGAGCSGVLNSPYATVFGLPLSLFGFLAYIAMAVFALSPLFINGETQKNLRKSLENNTWLLLLAGATAMAVFSGYLMYILATELKELCPYCITSALFALTLLILTIVGREWEGLGQIILPMVVVAMITLVGTLAVYAGVNSPTVTGGKEEITRPMTAATPPYGWEVTTVSGEAEIALAKHLKAIGAKEYGAFWCPHCYDQKQLSGKEAAEILKKEGVYIECDPQGVNGNPQACRDAGIKGFPTWIIKGQEYSGTQRLEKLAEVSGYTGPMNFKYTVPGRK, from the coding sequence ATGCGTCGTCGTTCTGTACCTTGGATTCATCGCTACTCCCGGCCCCTAATTGGGGGCGTTTCGATCGTGGGGGCGATTCTGACCGGCTATTTAACCATTACCAAACTGACGGGAGGGACTGCGGCCTGTACCGCCGGGGCTAGTGATGGGGCTGGTTGTAGTGGTGTTCTTAATAGTCCCTACGCTACGGTTTTCGGGCTGCCCTTGAGTTTGTTCGGTTTTTTGGCCTATATTGCCATGGCGGTTTTTGCCCTCAGTCCTCTATTTATTAATGGGGAAACTCAGAAAAATCTCCGCAAAAGTTTAGAAAATAATACTTGGTTATTGCTGTTAGCGGGGGCGACGGCGATGGCGGTATTTAGTGGTTATTTAATGTATATTCTAGCCACGGAATTAAAGGAATTGTGTCCCTACTGCATCACTTCGGCTTTGTTCGCTTTAACCCTATTAATTCTCACAATTGTCGGGCGCGAATGGGAAGGTTTAGGACAAATTATACTGCCGATGGTTGTAGTGGCAATGATTACTTTAGTGGGAACTTTAGCGGTTTACGCAGGAGTAAATTCCCCCACGGTGACAGGAGGAAAAGAAGAAATTACCCGGCCAATGACAGCTGCTACACCTCCCTACGGTTGGGAAGTAACTACGGTTTCGGGAGAGGCAGAAATCGCCCTAGCTAAACATTTAAAAGCAATTGGTGCGAAAGAATACGGGGCTTTTTGGTGTCCCCACTGTTACGATCAAAAACAGTTATCTGGTAAGGAAGCTGCAGAAATCCTCAAAAAAGAAGGGGTTTATATCGAATGCGATCCCCAAGGGGTTAATGGTAATCCCCAAGCTTGTCGCGATGCCGGAATTAAAGGTTTCCCCACTTGGATTATTAAGGGTCAAGAATATTCGGGAACCCAAAGATTAGAGAAATTAGCGGAGGTTTCTGGTTATACTGGCCCGATGAATTTTAAATATACAGTTCCGGGACGCAAGTAG
- a CDS encoding IS1634 family transposase, translating into MKLKPQEIEIQNIDHLGIVAGIIDSIGIVEIINELIGVEKDEKVNAGQVVKAMIINGLGFVSKPLYMFPEYFETIACEHLIGTGVKPEYLNDDKLGRVMDKLFIKGLDTIFFIIAVKAAQKFGVSLSTSHLDSSSIHVHGQYNTSLPEVIFENQKIGNNQELEEIAVKSPKEITITYGYSRDHRPDLKQFIIERICSGDGDIPIFLKLASGNQADSSCFGQIAVEYHKQLEVNSLIVADSALYTESNLKMMSDLQWLCRVPLSIKVAKSLISTIPESEFIDSTIPGYKLGSKTENYAGIEQRWLVVQSQERRESDLRKLTQKITKAESKAVLDLKKLSQERFACEADAIKALSKLSTQFKYHQINESKVTPAKSNKKDSLNEISYQISATVCQDESKINTELLSAGRFIIATNVLNSQELSDDSMLREYKAQQSCERGFGFLKDPLFFADSIFLKSPERIESMGMIMGLCLLVYTLAQRQIRNALKESKSTIKNQLGKATNSPTLRWIFQCFPCIHLITLNQEEHISNWNKDRDFILRLLPDDCLRYYQLAT; encoded by the coding sequence GTGAAATTAAAACCCCAAGAAATAGAAATTCAGAACATAGACCATCTAGGGATAGTGGCAGGAATAATAGACTCAATCGGAATAGTAGAAATAATAAACGAATTGATAGGAGTCGAAAAAGACGAAAAAGTAAATGCAGGTCAAGTAGTAAAAGCCATGATAATCAACGGGTTAGGATTTGTTTCCAAACCCTTATATATGTTTCCCGAATATTTTGAAACAATCGCCTGTGAACATCTAATAGGAACAGGAGTAAAACCAGAATATCTCAACGACGATAAATTGGGGAGAGTCATGGATAAACTATTTATAAAAGGATTAGATACAATATTTTTCATCATCGCAGTAAAAGCCGCCCAAAAATTTGGAGTATCACTATCAACATCACATCTAGACTCATCATCAATCCACGTACATGGGCAGTATAACACTAGCTTACCAGAAGTAATATTTGAGAATCAAAAAATAGGAAATAACCAAGAATTAGAAGAAATAGCAGTAAAATCACCAAAAGAAATAACCATCACTTATGGTTATTCTCGTGACCATCGGCCGGACTTAAAACAGTTCATCATAGAAAGGATATGTTCAGGAGATGGAGACATCCCAATATTTTTGAAACTAGCATCAGGAAACCAAGCAGACTCATCATGTTTTGGTCAAATAGCAGTAGAATATCACAAACAATTAGAAGTTAATAGTCTCATTGTTGCTGACTCTGCCTTATATACAGAATCAAACCTGAAAATGATGTCAGATTTACAGTGGTTATGTCGAGTACCATTAAGCATAAAAGTAGCAAAATCATTAATATCAACAATACCAGAATCAGAATTTATTGATAGTACAATACCAGGATATAAATTAGGATCAAAAACCGAAAATTATGCAGGAATAGAACAAAGATGGTTAGTAGTACAAAGTCAAGAAAGAAGAGAATCAGACCTGCGTAAACTCACCCAAAAAATTACCAAAGCCGAATCAAAAGCGGTTCTTGATTTGAAAAAGTTATCACAAGAGAGATTTGCTTGTGAAGCAGATGCTATCAAGGCATTATCAAAATTATCAACCCAGTTCAAATATCACCAAATTAACGAAAGTAAGGTGACTCCAGCCAAATCTAATAAAAAAGATTCTCTAAATGAAATATCCTACCAAATATCAGCTACAGTCTGCCAGGATGAAAGTAAAATTAATACAGAATTGCTGAGTGCAGGACGTTTTATTATTGCTACGAATGTTTTAAATTCACAGGAACTTAGTGATGATTCTATGCTCAGGGAATATAAAGCTCAACAATCATGTGAACGGGGGTTTGGTTTTCTCAAAGACCCATTATTTTTTGCAGATAGTATTTTCCTTAAAAGTCCTGAGAGAATAGAGTCTATGGGAATGATTATGGGTTTATGTCTCTTGGTTTATACATTGGCTCAACGTCAAATTAGAAATGCTCTGAAAGAGTCTAAATCAACAATTAAAAATCAATTAGGTAAAGCAACTAATTCCCCTACTTTACGCTGGATTTTTCAATGCTTTCCGTGTATTCATTTGATTACACTCAATCAGGAGGAACATATTTCTAATTGGAATAAGGACAGAGATTTTATCTTGCGTCTTTTACCAGATGATTGTTTACGTTACTATCAATTAGCCACCTAA
- a CDS encoding DEAD/DEAH box helicase — MTTGFNNLGLSDSRLQHLETLGFTTPTEIQSKAIPLLLEGHDMVGMSQTGTGKTAAYSLPLLERMDTKNPNVQALILTPTRELAQQVASAIKDFSDDRRLFILTVCGGQSMERQIRSLEKGVQIVVGTPGRVIDLLDRKKLHLESLNWVVLDEADEMLSMGFIDDVKKILQASPSTRQTACFSATMPREIRDLIANFLKSPVSVTVSQTQAAPAKIEQKIYMIPRGWTKLKVLQPLLEIEPLESAIIFVRTKQTAAELTSKLQEAGQTVDEYHGNLSQVQRERLVQRFREGKIKLVVATDIAARGLDVENLSHVINYDLPDNAETYIHRIGRTGRAGKTGTAISLVEPIDRRLLRQIEQRLRQRLESSPIPSRTEVEAKRLAKLQNQLKEALSGERMASFLPLVRDLSAEYDPQAIAAAALQMIYDQNCPQWMKTDWEVPAATSSKPVINKTPRSGGNKYPSKSNNRPSLDKKIVFQER; from the coding sequence ATGACCACTGGTTTCAACAATTTAGGTTTATCCGATAGCCGTCTTCAACACCTAGAAACGCTTGGATTCACCACCCCCACCGAAATTCAATCCAAAGCCATCCCTCTTCTGTTAGAAGGGCATGACATGGTAGGAATGTCCCAAACGGGAACCGGCAAAACTGCCGCCTATTCCCTGCCTTTACTGGAACGCATGGACACCAAAAATCCTAACGTTCAAGCTTTAATCCTCACCCCCACCCGGGAATTAGCCCAACAGGTGGCCAGCGCCATCAAAGATTTCTCTGATGACCGTCGTCTGTTTATCCTGACAGTCTGTGGTGGTCAATCCATGGAACGTCAGATCCGCAGTCTGGAAAAAGGTGTCCAGATTGTGGTCGGCACTCCCGGCCGGGTAATTGATCTGCTCGATCGCAAAAAACTCCATCTCGAATCCTTAAACTGGGTAGTCCTCGATGAAGCGGACGAAATGCTCAGTATGGGTTTTATCGATGATGTTAAAAAGATTCTGCAAGCATCCCCCTCCACCCGTCAAACCGCCTGTTTCTCGGCAACCATGCCCCGGGAAATCCGCGATTTAATCGCTAATTTCTTGAAATCTCCCGTTTCTGTGACGGTTTCTCAAACCCAGGCTGCTCCTGCTAAAATCGAGCAGAAAATTTATATGATCCCTCGCGGTTGGACGAAATTAAAAGTCCTGCAACCCCTTTTAGAGATCGAACCCCTAGAATCGGCGATTATTTTCGTCCGCACCAAGCAAACCGCGGCCGAATTAACCAGCAAACTGCAAGAAGCGGGGCAAACGGTGGATGAATACCACGGTAACTTAAGCCAAGTGCAACGGGAACGACTGGTGCAACGTTTCCGCGAGGGCAAAATTAAATTAGTGGTAGCCACGGATATCGCGGCCCGCGGTCTAGATGTGGAAAACCTCAGCCACGTTATTAACTATGATCTGCCAGATAACGCGGAAACCTATATTCACCGCATTGGCCGCACCGGCCGCGCCGGTAAAACGGGAACTGCTATATCTTTAGTAGAACCGATCGATCGGCGTTTATTACGTCAGATTGAACAGCGTCTGCGTCAACGTCTGGAATCTAGTCCCATTCCTAGTCGCACCGAAGTAGAAGCAAAACGCCTGGCCAAGCTGCAAAATCAGCTAAAAGAGGCTTTATCTGGGGAACGGATGGCTTCTTTCTTGCCTTTAGTACGGGATTTAAGCGCAGAATACGATCCCCAAGCGATCGCAGCGGCCGCCCTGCAAATGATCTACGATCAAAATTGTCCCCAGTGGATGAAAACTGATTGGGAAGTTCCCGCAGCGACGAGCAGTAAACCGGTGATTAATAAAACTCCCCGCAGTGGTGGTAATAAGTATCCTTCTAAGTCGAATAACCGTCCTTCCTTGGACAAAAAAATCGTCTTTCAAGAACGTTAA
- a CDS encoding MAE_28990/MAE_18760 family HEPN-like nuclease: protein MSKDNRTIEILQKNLDEDMAWRIRELSILKTKIPRQKGTEQDVLIRAGITTIYAHWEGFIKYAAECYLQFVSLRRLNYHELDYCFVALSSRKSINELIKTNKFKLQKEMIKNLLDNLENRASIPYENIINTKSNLNFEVFTDICTILGIDDSKYQLRQKAIDEQLLTQRNKIAHGKYLTIDYEEYISIYNLVIKLIRDFKDDLLNAAVTEQYKKVKSI, encoded by the coding sequence ATGAGTAAAGATAATAGAACTATCGAAATTCTCCAGAAAAACTTAGATGAAGATATGGCATGGCGAATCAGAGAACTTAGTATTTTAAAAACTAAAATTCCTCGACAAAAAGGAACTGAGCAAGATGTATTAATTAGAGCCGGAATAACCACTATATATGCCCATTGGGAAGGTTTTATTAAATATGCAGCAGAATGTTATTTGCAGTTTGTTTCCTTAAGAAGATTAAATTATCATGAACTGGATTACTGTTTCGTTGCCCTTAGTTCTAGAAAATCTATAAATGAGTTAATAAAAACCAATAAATTTAAGTTACAAAAAGAGATGATCAAAAATTTACTTGATAACCTAGAAAATAGAGCTTCTATACCCTACGAAAATATTATTAACACCAAATCTAATCTCAATTTTGAAGTTTTCACTGATATCTGTACTATTCTAGGAATTGATGATAGTAAATATCAACTGCGGCAGAAAGCTATTGATGAACAACTTCTCACCCAAAGAAATAAAATTGCTCATGGCAAGTATTTAACTATCGATTATGAAGAATACATCAGTATTTATAATTTAGTAATTAAATTAATCAGAGATTTTAAAGATGATCTATTAAATGCCGCCGTTACGGAACAGTATAAAAAAGTCAAAAGTATATAG